From Triticum urartu cultivar G1812 chromosome 2, Tu2.1, whole genome shotgun sequence, a single genomic window includes:
- the LOC125540309 gene encoding ETO1-like protein 1, with translation MRKLFFSELTSCKETKLQSATHSWLPMDKGKLSKFTGHSSSSSSSIESLMKMPEPPVLPHFKPADYVDILAQIHEELEYCPPDEKSCLYLLQFQVFRGLGEAKLSRRSLQAAWEKASTIHEKLIFGAWLKYEKRGEEPISDLLGSCGKCSQEFKLLDFVSQISAESHGISYDDESDEFQGSPVVHFRIRDDMIACDRRKLAALSTPLYAMLNGGFKESHLEVIDMSRNGISPIGMRAISKFSLSGRLPYLSAESILEMLDFANKFCCKGLKDACEQKLASFVSSRQDAIDYMECAIELGCSILAASCLQVLLNELPECLNDEQVVRIFSSANKQQRSTMAGNASFSLYCLLGEVSMSISATSDVTVSFLEKLVDSASDSRQKQLALHQLACVRLLRKDHAEAERLFNAAFTAGHVYSVVGLARLASLRSNKHYSLNLLDSVMSSRWPLGWMYQERALYLDGDSKLENLNKATELDPTLTYPYMFRAASLMKRQSVEAALMEINRILGFKLVLECLELRFCCYLALEDYRAALCDVQAILTLAPDYRMIGGRVAAKQLRTLVMENVEQWTTADCWMQLYDRWSSVDDIGSLSVIYQMLESDAAKGVLYFRQSLLLLRLNCPEAAMRSLQLAREHAASQHERLVYEGWILYDTGHCEEGLQKAEASIAIQRSFEAFFLKAYALADSSLEASTSATVVSLLEDALRCPSDRLRKGQALNNLGSVYVDCGNLDLAAECYINALKIGHTRAHQGLARVHFLRNNRTGAFEEMTKLIEKARSNASAYEKRSEYCDRDLTKADLQMVTKLDPLRVYPYRYRAAVLMDNHKEKDAISELTKAIAFKADLNLLHLRAAFHEHVGDISGALRDCRAALSVDPNHQEMLELHHRVNSQEP, from the exons ATGAGGAAGctcttcttctccgagttgaccTCCTGCAAGGAGACCAAGCTCCAGTCCGCCACCCACTCATGGCTGCCCATGGACAAAGGGAAGCTCTCCAAGTTCACTGGCCACTccagctcctcctcctcctcgat AGAATCTCTGATGAAAATGCCGGAGCCGCCGGTCCTCCCGCACTTCAAGCCCGCTGACTACGTCGACATACTGGCCCAGATTCACGAGGAGCTGGAGTACTGCCCTCCCGATGAGAAGTCGTGCCTGTACCTGCTCCAGTTCCAGGTTTTCCGCGGGCTGGGTGAGGCCAAGCTGTCGCGAAGGAGCCTCCAGGCTGCCTGGGAGAAGGCGAGCACGATACACGAGAAGCTCATATTTGGGGCATGGCTCAAGTAcgagaagagaggagaggagcCGATATCGGACCTTCTTGGCTCGTGCGGCAAGTGCTCTCAAGAGTTCAAGCTGCTGGATTTCGTCTCGCAGATCTCCGCCGAGTCGCATGGGATAAGCTATGACGATGAATCTGATGAGTTCCAGGGCTCCCCTGTGGTTCATTTCCGGATAAGGGATGACATGATTGCATGCGATAGGCGGAAGCTGGCGGCCTTGTCAACTCCACTGTATGCGATGCTTAACGGTGGGTTTAAGGAGTCGCATCTTGAAGTCATTGACATGTCTCGGAATGGCATCTCGCCTATTGGTATGCGGGCCATCAGTAAATTCAGCCTATCAGGAAGACTACCGTATTTGTCAGCAGAATCTATTTTGGAGATGCTTGATTTTGCTAACAAATTCTGCTGCAAGGGCCTCAAGGATGCTTGCGAGCAAAAACTTGCTTCTTTTGTTTCTTCCAGGCAAGATGCCATAGATTACATGGAGTGTGCTATTGAGCTGGGCTGTTCCATACTTGCCGCGTCATGCTTGCAGGTGCTCCTGAATGAGCTTCCAGAATGCTTGAATGATGAGCAAGTGGTTAGGATATTCTCCTCCGCGAATAAGCAGCAGAGATCCACTATGGCTGGCAATGCATCTTTCTCCCTATATTGCCTTCTTGGTGAAGTCTCCATGAGCATCAGTGCAACATCAGATGTCACTGTAAGCTTCTTGGAGAAGCTGGTTGACTCAGCATCAGATTCTAGACAGAAGCAGTTGGCCTTGCATCAATTGGCTTGCGTGAGGCTGCTAAGGAAAGATCATGCTGAGGCTGAGCGCCTGTTCAATGCCGCCTTTACCGCTGGTCATGTCTACTCAGTAGTGGGCTTGGCTAGATTGGCCTCTCTGAGGAGTAATAAACATTATTCTCTCAACTTGCTTGACTCTGTCATGTCATCTCGGTGGCCTCTTGGGTGGATGTATCAAGAGAGAGCCCTATATCTGGACGGTGACAGCAAGTTGGAGAATCTCAATAAGGCTACTGAACTGGATCCTACCCTTACATACCCCTATATGTTTCGAGCTGCATCATTGATGAAAAGGCAAAGTGTTGAAGCTGCCCTGATGGAGATTAACCGGATCCTGGGGTTCAAGCTGGTCCTGGAATGCTTAGAGCTAAGGTTCTGTTGCTACCTTGCTCTAGAGGACTACAGAGCTGCCTTATGCGATGTACAGGCAATCCTCACGCTTGCTCCAGATTATCGTATGATTGGTGGTCGGGTGGCTGCGAAGCAGCTGCGTACGCTTGTAATGGAGAATGTAGAGCAATGGACGACTGCTGATTGCTGGATGCAGCTTTATGATCGGTGGTCCTCTGTGGATGATATTGGATCCCTCTCGGTCATATATCAAATGCTGGAGTCAGATGCTGCTAAGGGAGTACTGTACTTCAGACAATCTTTGCTGCTTCTCAG ATTAAATTGTCCCGAGGCTGCAATGCGCAGCTTGCAGCTTGCTCGTGAGCATGCGGCAAGCCAACATGAACGACTTGTTTACGAAGGATGGATACTGTATGATACTGGCCACTGCGAGGAAGGATTACAGAAAGCGGAAGCATCGATTGCCATACAGAGATCATTTGAGGCCTTCTTTCTAAAAGCTTATGCTTTAGCTGATTCGAGTCTTGAGGCGTCAACCTCAGCAACAGTCGTATCGCTTCTTGAAGATGCATTACGGTGTCCCTCAGATAGACTTAGGAAGGGCCAG GCTTTGAATAACCTTGGGAGTGTTTATGTGGATTGCGGGAATCTGGACTTGGCAGCTGAATGCTACATTAACGCTTTAAAGATTGGCCACACGAGAGCTCATCAAGGCCTTGCCAGGGTTCATTTCCTTAGGAATAACAGGACCGGTGCATTCGAGGAAATGACCAAGCTGATAGAGAAGGCCAGGAGCAATGCATCAGCGTACGAGAAGAGGTCTGAGTATTGTGACCGGGATCTAACTAAAGCTGATCTGCAGATGGTCACCAAACTTGACCCCCTCCGGGTCTATCCCTACAGATACCGTGCTGCTG TTCTGATGGACAACCACAAGGAGAAAGATGCCATCTCAGAGCTGACTAAGGCAATTGCCTTTAAGGCGGACCTGAACCTGCTCCATCTGCGTGCGGCCTTCCACGAGCACGTGGGTGACATCTCAGGCGCCCTCCGGGACTGCCGCGCAGCACTTTCCGTGGACCCCAAC